One Simonsiella muelleri ATCC 29453 DNA window includes the following coding sequences:
- the rfaE2 gene encoding D-glycero-beta-D-manno-heptose 1-phosphate adenylyltransferase, whose translation MYPQPDFERKIISPNQLTDFIQQLPRPLVFTNGCFDIIHRGHVSYLAQARALGASLILALNTDASVKRQGKGNDRPINSLENRAAVCAALQSIDLVTWFDEDTPFNLIEFIQPDILAKGGDWQPENIVGAKETLARGGQVHSIPFLHQTSTTKTLTKIRQLG comes from the coding sequence ATGTACCCCCAACCCGACTTTGAACGCAAAATTATTTCCCCAAATCAATTAACTGACTTTATTCAGCAATTACCACGACCTTTGGTGTTTACCAATGGCTGCTTTGACATCATTCATCGCGGACACGTCAGCTATTTAGCGCAAGCGCGCGCTTTGGGTGCGAGTCTTATTTTAGCTTTAAATACAGATGCTTCTGTGAAACGCCAAGGCAAGGGGAATGACCGTCCCATCAATTCATTGGAAAATCGGGCAGCAGTGTGCGCAGCGTTGCAAAGTATTGATTTGGTTACATGGTTTGATGAAGACACGCCATTTAATTTAATTGAATTCATTCAACCTGATATTTTGGCTAAAGGCGGTGACTGGCAGCCTGAAAACATTGTCGGTGCAAAAGAAACACTGGCGCGTGGTGGACAAGTTCACAGTATTCCCTTTTTACATCAAACATCTACTACGAAAACATTAACCAAAATTCGTCAATTGGGTTAA
- a CDS encoding phosphoethanolamine transferase, with protein MKFTFWQNWRLSSSKLILSLVIYFTLILNYPFIKKVFQSYQTIGTFHDYFIYTVPFVLMAACYVIFSLLLLPVVHKIIMPLIIVISAAISYNTLFFNVYFNRDMLDNVLQTTLPETARMMSVSYITWLLMLGVLPALAYILTRVQYRIWWREILQRLTGIAVALLVVVGVAAVFYQDYASFFRKHNNFKHIILPSNFIDAGISKIKRLRMANIPYQALGKDAKLAPTDGKRHVTVIVVGETTRAQNWGLNGYTHQTTPKLAERIQKGNHLINFPKVQSCGTATALSVPCMFSSFTRDNYNETYAKRQDNLLDTLKAADVTVQWVENNSDCKGVCQNIPTTNVIELNLPQYCTKGECLDNIMLPEMDKALKQDSQNLVLVLHTIGSHGPTYFERYTPAERLFTPTCDTEEINRCSNEQLTNTYDNSIVYLDQFLDKVIGKLEAHSDWQSALYYVSDHGESLGEDGVYLHGTPYAIAPKEQTSVPMIMWFSSAWAQQQPYDLACVKRVANQPYSHDNLFHTVLSMAHIQLNTVKQYDAKLDILASCMKSK; from the coding sequence ATGAAATTCACATTTTGGCAAAACTGGCGCTTATCCTCTAGCAAACTGATTTTGAGTTTGGTAATTTATTTCACGCTAATCTTGAACTACCCATTTATCAAGAAAGTTTTTCAAAGTTATCAAACAATTGGTACATTTCACGATTATTTTATTTATACCGTTCCTTTCGTTTTGATGGCGGCGTGTTATGTGATTTTTTCGCTGCTATTGTTACCTGTGGTACACAAAATCATCATGCCGCTTATCATCGTCATCAGTGCAGCGATTAGTTATAATACCTTATTTTTTAACGTGTATTTTAATCGTGATATGCTGGACAACGTGCTACAAACCACACTCCCCGAAACGGCACGAATGATGAGTGTATCCTATATTACGTGGCTGCTGATGTTGGGCGTATTGCCTGCACTGGCGTACATCCTGACGCGTGTGCAATACCGTATTTGGTGGCGTGAAATTTTACAGCGCTTGACTGGAATTGCAGTGGCATTATTGGTTGTAGTGGGAGTGGCGGCGGTATTTTATCAGGATTACGCATCTTTTTTCCGCAAACACAATAACTTCAAACACATCATTTTACCCAGCAATTTTATTGATGCAGGAATCAGTAAAATCAAACGATTACGTATGGCTAATATACCGTATCAAGCTTTAGGCAAAGATGCGAAACTCGCACCGACTGATGGCAAACGTCATGTTACCGTTATCGTGGTGGGCGAAACCACTCGCGCCCAAAACTGGGGATTGAACGGTTACACACATCAAACCACACCCAAATTAGCCGAACGCATTCAAAAAGGTAACCATTTGATTAATTTCCCCAAAGTACAAAGTTGTGGCACAGCAACGGCACTTTCTGTACCGTGTATGTTTTCCAGTTTCACACGTGATAATTACAACGAAACCTACGCAAAACGTCAAGATAATCTGTTAGATACGCTCAAAGCAGCTGACGTAACCGTGCAATGGGTGGAAAATAACAGCGATTGTAAAGGTGTTTGTCAAAATATTCCCACAACCAATGTTATTGAATTGAATTTACCGCAATATTGTACCAAAGGTGAATGCTTAGATAATATTATGCTGCCTGAAATGGATAAGGCATTGAAACAAGATAGCCAAAATTTGGTTTTGGTACTGCACACCATTGGCAGCCATGGACCAACTTATTTTGAACGCTACACGCCAGCCGAACGGTTATTCACACCCACTTGCGACACTGAAGAAATCAATCGTTGCAGCAACGAACAATTAACCAATACCTACGACAACAGTATTGTTTATTTAGACCAATTTTTAGACAAAGTCATTGGCAAATTGGAGGCGCATTCAGATTGGCAAAGCGCGTTATATTATGTATCAGATCATGGCGAAAGTTTGGGAGAAGATGGCGTGTATTTGCACGGTACACCTTACGCGATTGCCCCCAAAGAGCAAACGTCTGTTCCGATGATAATGTGGTTTTCGTCAGCATGGGCGCAGCAACAGCCGTATGATTTGGCATGTGTGAAACGTGTCGCCAATCAACCTTATTCACATGATAATTTATTTCACACGGTATTGAGCATGGCACACATTCAATTAAATACCGTGAAACAATATGACGCGAAATTAGATATTTTGGCATCTTGTATGAAATCAAAGTGA
- the accD gene encoding acetyl-CoA carboxylase, carboxyltransferase subunit beta, which produces MSWLDKILPPKIKREPSSQSAVPEGLWSKCPSCCATLYTTELIQNAHVCPKCQHHNAITARERLDLLLDSSNRVEIGENIKPTDILKFKDSKKYPDRLSAARKTTGEDDAIVVMKGQMNGLPVVVAAFEFRFIGGSMGSVVGERFVQGVRRAVEDNCAFICVAASGGARMQEGLNSLMQMTKTSAALHLLTEKGLPFISVLTDPTMGGVSASFAFLGDIVVAEPNALIGFAGPRVIEQTVRETLPEGFQRAEFLLEKGAIDQIIDRREMKQRLVDLITLLRRQERVLPVVVEVA; this is translated from the coding sequence ATGAGCTGGTTAGACAAAATTCTCCCACCCAAAATTAAACGTGAACCCAGTTCGCAATCTGCCGTACCTGAAGGTTTGTGGAGTAAATGCCCATCTTGTTGCGCAACTTTGTACACTACCGAATTAATCCAAAACGCCCACGTTTGTCCCAAATGTCAGCATCATAATGCCATCACAGCGCGTGAACGCTTGGATTTATTGCTTGACTCCAGCAATCGTGTGGAAATCGGCGAAAATATCAAACCCACTGATATTTTGAAATTTAAAGACAGCAAAAAATATCCCGACCGCTTGTCCGCTGCCCGCAAAACCACAGGCGAAGATGATGCAATTGTTGTGATGAAAGGTCAAATGAATGGGCTGCCTGTGGTGGTGGCTGCATTTGAATTTCGCTTCATCGGTGGCTCAATGGGTTCGGTGGTAGGCGAGCGTTTTGTGCAAGGCGTGCGCCGTGCTGTGGAAGACAATTGCGCGTTTATTTGCGTGGCGGCTTCGGGTGGTGCACGTATGCAAGAAGGATTGAACTCACTGATGCAAATGACAAAAACCAGCGCCGCTTTGCATTTACTCACGGAAAAAGGTTTGCCATTTATTTCGGTTTTAACTGACCCAACCATGGGCGGCGTGTCGGCGAGTTTTGCGTTTTTGGGCGACATTGTGGTGGCTGAACCTAACGCGTTGATTGGTTTTGCAGGTCCTCGCGTGATTGAGCAAACCGTTCGCGAAACGCTGCCTGAAGGTTTTCAACGCGCTGAATTTCTATTGGAAAAAGGTGCTATTGACCAAATCATTGACCGCCGCGAAATGAAACAGCGTTTGGTGGATTTAATTACCCTGTTGCGCCGTCAAGAACGGGTGTTGCCAGTTGTGGTAGAAGTCGCGTAA
- the trmA gene encoding tRNA (uridine(54)-C5)-methyltransferase TrmA, translating into MTTYNEQLQQKTNYLTEKLRPFHAPKLQVFPSAEQHYRQRAEFRIWHEGDAMSYAMFQAGQKASSASLIKLDNFPTAAHSINDLMPKLMHAISDCPVLRERWYQVEFLATLSVDSKILVTLIYHKRLDDAWEAAARQLQNDLNIWIIGRSRGQKIVLTQDFVTEKLTVHGREFQYRQLEGGFTQPNAQICEKMLAWACNAAGNSKQFDLLELYCGNGNFTLPLSQHFRRVLATEISKTSVAAAQWNISANQINNIQIARLSAEELTEAFSGSRAFQRLTTQGIDLQHYDFSTIFIDPPRAGVDDETLKLVAKFEHIIYVSCNPETLCENLQYLTQMHKIQEVALFDQFPFTHHIETGVLLIKK; encoded by the coding sequence ATGACCACTTATAACGAACAATTGCAACAAAAAACCAACTACTTAACCGAAAAATTGCGCCCATTTCACGCGCCTAAACTCCAAGTTTTTCCATCTGCCGAACAACATTACCGCCAACGCGCCGAATTTCGTATCTGGCACGAAGGCGATGCCATGAGCTACGCGATGTTTCAGGCAGGACAAAAAGCCAGCAGCGCATCATTAATTAAATTAGACAATTTTCCGACTGCCGCCCACAGCATCAATGATTTAATGCCTAAATTGATGCACGCCATTTCAGACTGCCCTGTATTGCGTGAGCGGTGGTATCAGGTTGAATTTTTAGCGACTTTAAGCGTAGACAGCAAAATACTGGTTACGCTGATTTACCATAAACGTTTGGACGATGCTTGGGAAGCCGCCGCCCGACAATTACAAAATGATTTAAATATTTGGATAATTGGGCGAAGTCGTGGGCAAAAGATTGTTTTAACACAAGATTTTGTAACCGAAAAATTAACAGTTCATGGACGCGAATTCCAATATCGCCAATTGGAAGGCGGTTTTACGCAACCAAACGCACAAATTTGTGAAAAAATGTTAGCGTGGGCGTGTAATGCAGCTGGAAATTCAAAACAGTTTGATTTATTAGAACTTTATTGTGGAAATGGCAATTTCACGTTGCCACTGTCGCAACATTTTCGCCGCGTATTGGCGACCGAAATCTCCAAAACATCAGTAGCCGCCGCGCAATGGAATATTTCTGCCAATCAAATCAATAATATTCAAATCGCCCGATTATCCGCCGAAGAATTGACCGAAGCCTTTTCAGGTAGCCGTGCTTTTCAGCGTTTGACTACACAGGGCATAGATTTACAACATTATGATTTTTCAACTATTTTTATTGATCCACCCCGCGCTGGCGTGGACGATGAAACGCTGAAACTGGTGGCAAAATTTGAACACATTATTTATGTGTCATGTAATCCCGAAACATTGTGTGAAAATTTGCAGTACTTAACACAAATGCATAAAATTCAAGAAGTTGCATTATTTGACCAATTTCCATTTACGCACCACATTGAAACAGGTGTTTTGTTAATTAAGAAATAA
- the pta gene encoding phosphate acetyltransferase: MAYFLVLPTCAHSNVTVAAKALASALPDSIVFNPMADKDRAIDLISVGKNDDWFDLLIEKVNQLGKKNVVIQGIQPDEENLFLSAYNVELATSFNAQIVFAVANETGADKRLALAKQSFAGKTVYFAGVMGNEAAALANDLPALGTADDVNTAAIAKLADFATDRVSPAQFRAKMIETARNANKRIVLPEGSEPRTVRAAVICHEKQIARCVLLAPRAEVEAVAKEYQLTLPESLEIIDPATLVEKYVAPMCELRKSKGMTADEARKQLQDTVVLGTMMMAQNDVDGLVSGAVHTTANTIRPAFQLIKTVPDASIVSSIFFMLLPGQVVVYGDCAVNPNPTAEQLAEIAIQSANSAKAFGIEPRVAMISYSTIDSGNGPDVDLVIEATKLVREKRPDLLIDGPLQYDAAVTESVAKSKAPNSPVAGKATVFVFPSLTTGNCTYKAVQRNANVLSIGPMLQGLRKPVNDLSRGALMEDIVYTIALTAVQATQI, translated from the coding sequence ATGGCTTATTTCTTGGTTTTACCTACTTGCGCTCATTCCAATGTAACCGTCGCTGCTAAAGCATTGGCATCTGCGTTACCAGACTCCATTGTTTTTAATCCAATGGCGGACAAAGACCGTGCCATTGATTTGATTTCAGTGGGTAAAAATGACGATTGGTTTGATTTGTTGATTGAAAAAGTGAATCAATTAGGCAAAAAAAATGTGGTTATTCAAGGCATTCAACCCGATGAAGAGAATTTGTTTTTGTCTGCATACAATGTTGAATTAGCCACTTCATTCAACGCGCAAATCGTGTTTGCGGTTGCCAATGAAACGGGTGCAGATAAACGTTTGGCGTTGGCAAAACAGTCATTTGCGGGGAAAACCGTGTATTTTGCTGGTGTGATGGGCAATGAAGCGGCTGCATTGGCAAATGATTTGCCAGCTTTGGGTACGGCTGATGATGTGAATACTGCGGCGATTGCTAAATTGGCAGATTTTGCGACTGACCGCGTGTCGCCTGCTCAATTTCGCGCCAAAATGATTGAAACCGCCCGAAATGCCAACAAACGCATTGTGTTGCCTGAAGGTTCTGAACCGCGCACGGTTCGCGCTGCGGTGATTTGCCATGAAAAACAAATTGCACGTTGTGTGTTGCTTGCGCCACGCGCTGAAGTGGAAGCAGTTGCCAAAGAATATCAATTGACGCTGCCTGAAAGTTTGGAAATCATTGACCCAGCCACTTTGGTGGAAAAATACGTTGCGCCAATGTGTGAATTGCGTAAATCCAAAGGCATGACTGCCGATGAAGCGCGTAAACAATTGCAAGATACTGTTGTGCTTGGCACCATGATGATGGCACAAAATGATGTAGATGGCTTGGTGTCAGGTGCAGTGCATACGACTGCCAATACGATTCGCCCAGCATTTCAATTAATTAAAACCGTACCCGATGCAAGCATTGTGTCCAGTATTTTCTTTATGTTGTTACCAGGACAAGTGGTGGTGTATGGTGATTGCGCGGTTAACCCGAATCCAACTGCCGAACAATTGGCAGAAATTGCCATTCAATCTGCCAATAGCGCAAAAGCGTTTGGCATTGAGCCGCGCGTGGCGATGATTTCGTATTCAACTATTGATTCAGGCAATGGTCCAGATGTGGATTTGGTGATTGAAGCGACTAAATTGGTTCGTGAAAAACGCCCAGATTTGCTGATTGATGGTCCATTGCAATACGATGCGGCGGTAACCGAAAGCGTTGCTAAATCCAAAGCACCGAATAGCCCAGTGGCAGGCAAAGCGACAGTGTTTGTGTTCCCGAGCTTGACGACTGGTAATTGCACTTACAAAGCCGTGCAACGCAATGCGAACGTATTGAGTATTGGCCCGATGTTGCAGGGTTTGCGTAAACCTGTGAATGATTTATCGCGTGGTGCGTTGATGGAAGACATTGTGTACACGATTGCTTTGACTGCCGTTCAAGCGACGCAAATTTAA
- the ychF gene encoding redox-regulated ATPase YchF, with protein MSLKCGIVGLPNVGKSTLFNALTKSGIEAANYPFCTIEPNVGIVEVPDPRMDELAKIVNPQKMQPAIVEFVDIAGLVAGASKGEGLGNQFLANIRETDAIVNVVRCFDDDNIIHVAGRVDPIADIETIGTELALADLASVEKAILRESKRAKAGDKDAQKLVVILEKLLPHLNEGKPVRAFGLDSDDLALLKPLFLLTAKPAMYVANVAEDGFENNPHYDRLKELAARENAPVVAVCAAMESEIAELDDDEKAEFLAEMGLQELGLNRLIRAGYDLLGLQTYFTAGVKEVRAWTIHKGDTAPQAAGVIHTDFERGFIRAQVIAYNDFIALGGESKAKEAGKMRAEGKEYVVQDGDVIHFLFNV; from the coding sequence ATGAGTTTAAAATGTGGCATTGTGGGTTTACCTAATGTGGGAAAATCTACACTTTTCAATGCTTTAACTAAATCAGGTATTGAAGCGGCAAATTATCCGTTTTGCACGATTGAGCCGAATGTCGGTATCGTGGAAGTACCCGATCCGCGCATGGACGAATTGGCGAAAATCGTCAATCCGCAAAAAATGCAGCCTGCAATTGTGGAGTTTGTGGATATTGCTGGTCTGGTGGCGGGCGCGAGCAAGGGCGAAGGTTTGGGCAATCAATTTTTGGCGAATATCCGTGAAACCGATGCCATTGTGAATGTAGTACGTTGTTTTGATGATGATAATATTATTCACGTAGCAGGGCGCGTGGATCCGATTGCTGATATTGAAACGATTGGCACAGAATTGGCGTTGGCGGATTTGGCGAGCGTGGAAAAAGCCATTTTGCGTGAGAGTAAACGTGCCAAAGCAGGTGATAAAGATGCGCAAAAATTGGTCGTGATTTTGGAAAAACTGTTGCCACATTTGAATGAAGGTAAACCTGTTCGTGCTTTTGGTTTGGATTCAGACGATTTGGCGTTGCTTAAGCCATTGTTTTTATTGACGGCGAAACCTGCTATGTATGTGGCGAATGTGGCAGAAGATGGTTTTGAAAACAATCCACATTATGACCGTTTGAAAGAATTGGCGGCACGCGAAAATGCGCCTGTGGTGGCGGTGTGTGCTGCAATGGAAAGTGAAATCGCCGAATTGGACGATGACGAAAAAGCAGAATTTTTAGCAGAAATGGGTTTACAAGAACTTGGGTTGAATCGTTTAATTCGTGCTGGCTATGATTTGTTGGGGCTGCAAACGTATTTTACGGCTGGTGTAAAGGAAGTTCGCGCGTGGACAATTCACAAAGGCGATACCGCACCGCAAGCGGCTGGCGTGATTCACACCGATTTTGAACGTGGCTTTATCCGTGCGCAAGTGATTGCTTATAATGATTTTATTGCGTTAGGTGGCGAAAGCAAAGCCAAAGAAGCAGGCAAAATGCGTGCCGAAGGCAAAGAATACGTTGTACAAGATGGGGACGTGATTCATTTCTTATTTAACGTATAA
- a CDS encoding AMP-binding protein — protein MEKIWLKSYQNGVAAEIDTTRYSSIVDMINQSVQQYSHQIAFSNTVAPFSNHLTYQEVGKLSDQFASFLQNTLKLPKGERVAIMMPNILQYPIATFGILKAGLVVVNTNPLYTPRELEHQLNDSGASTIVVLENFANTLELVLPNLEKKNVNVVVASIGDLFGMFSGSLMNFVVRNVKKAVPNYQISHAIRFKDALAQGAKQSLSPIALQQDDLAFLQYTGGTTGVAKGAMLTHGNICANALQAGAWISNQLIFGKEVVIAALPLYHIFALTVNLLLFFHAGGHSILITNPRDLDGFIQEMKKYPITVFIGLNTLFNGLLNKSAFKDIDFSTWKLTLGGGTATQEAIAQKWQQVTGLPIVEAYGLTEASPGVCVNPLNIKKNIGGVGLPLPSTEVQLRDGKGGLVAIGEVGELWIRGPQVMAGYWNRPDETAKVMDAEGWLETGDIASMDEKGWLKIVDRKKDLIIVSGFNVYPNEIEDVVAHHPKVQEVACVGIKSDKTGEALKLFVVKKDASLTKEELIEYCRTQLTAYKVPREIEFRDELPKSNVGKILRRELREK, from the coding sequence ATGGAAAAAATTTGGCTTAAAAGCTACCAAAATGGCGTAGCAGCTGAAATTGATACCACACGCTATTCATCAATTGTGGACATGATTAATCAAAGTGTTCAACAATATAGCCATCAAATTGCTTTTAGTAATACAGTTGCTCCTTTCTCCAATCACTTAACTTACCAAGAAGTTGGCAAACTATCAGACCAATTTGCATCATTTTTGCAAAACACACTTAAATTACCCAAAGGCGAGCGCGTTGCTATTATGATGCCGAATATTTTGCAATATCCGATTGCTACTTTTGGCATCCTCAAAGCAGGTTTGGTTGTTGTGAACACCAATCCTTTGTATACACCACGTGAATTAGAACACCAACTCAATGATAGTGGTGCCAGTACGATTGTTGTATTGGAAAATTTTGCGAACACATTGGAATTGGTTTTACCCAATTTGGAAAAGAAAAACGTCAATGTCGTTGTGGCAAGTATTGGTGATTTATTTGGTATGTTTTCAGGCAGCCTGATGAATTTTGTGGTGCGAAATGTTAAAAAAGCTGTCCCAAATTACCAAATTTCTCACGCTATTCGTTTCAAAGACGCATTAGCGCAAGGCGCAAAACAATCGTTGAGCCCCATTGCATTGCAGCAAGATGATTTGGCTTTTCTGCAATACACAGGCGGTACGACTGGTGTTGCCAAAGGTGCAATGCTCACTCATGGTAATATTTGCGCCAACGCCTTACAAGCTGGTGCATGGATAAGTAACCAATTGATTTTCGGAAAAGAAGTGGTTATCGCTGCGTTGCCTTTGTATCATATTTTTGCTTTAACTGTAAATTTGTTGTTGTTTTTCCATGCTGGTGGACACAGTATTCTCATTACCAATCCACGCGATTTAGATGGTTTTATTCAAGAAATGAAAAAATACCCCATTACTGTGTTTATTGGTTTGAATACGTTGTTCAATGGGTTATTAAACAAATCTGCATTCAAAGACATTGATTTTAGTACTTGGAAATTAACTTTGGGTGGCGGTACAGCCACACAAGAAGCCATCGCGCAAAAGTGGCAGCAAGTCACAGGTTTACCTATTGTTGAGGCCTATGGTTTGACTGAAGCAAGTCCTGGTGTTTGTGTTAATCCATTGAATATCAAAAAAAATATTGGTGGCGTTGGTTTGCCCTTGCCCAGCACGGAAGTACAGTTGCGTGATGGTAAAGGTGGATTGGTTGCCATTGGTGAAGTGGGTGAATTATGGATTCGTGGTCCGCAAGTGATGGCTGGCTACTGGAATCGTCCCGATGAAACCGCCAAAGTTATGGACGCAGAAGGCTGGCTGGAAACTGGCGATATTGCGAGTATGGACGAAAAAGGTTGGCTGAAAATTGTGGACAGAAAAAAAGATTTGATTATCGTGTCGGGTTTCAATGTTTATCCAAATGAAATTGAAGATGTGGTGGCACATCACCCTAAAGTTCAAGAGGTTGCGTGTGTTGGCATCAAAAGTGATAAAACAGGCGAAGCATTAAAATTATTTGTCGTCAAAAAAGATGCGTCTCTTACCAAAGAGGAACTGATTGAATATTGTCGTACCCAACTGACCGCTTACAAAGTACCGCGCGAAATTGAATTCCGAGACGAATTACCCAAATCGAATGTGGGCAAAATTTTGCGCCGCGAATTGCGTGAAAAATAA
- the rpoH gene encoding RNA polymerase sigma factor RpoH yields the protein MTNAFALPIPSGHGSLEQYIHTVNAIPMLSLEEETKLAERQLRGDIEAAKQLILSHLRVVVSIARGYDGYGLNQADLIQEGNIGLMKAVKRFEPVHGARLFSFAVHWIKAEIHEFILRNWRLVRIATTKPQRKLFFNLRSMRKSLNALSPKEAQEIADDLGVKLTEVMEMEQRMTGNDVALLAESDDDNEDSFAPIDWLADNDSEPSQQIAKQAHYALQTEGLQNALAQLDERSRRIVETRWLADDGGLTLHDLAAEYGVSAERIRQIEAKAMQKLRGFLASEAENMAV from the coding sequence ATGACAAACGCTTTTGCATTACCTATTCCGAGTGGACACGGTAGCTTGGAGCAGTATATTCATACCGTGAATGCCATTCCCATGTTGAGTTTGGAAGAAGAAACCAAACTGGCCGAACGGCAGTTGCGTGGCGATATTGAAGCCGCTAAACAATTGATTTTATCGCATTTGCGTGTGGTGGTTTCCATTGCGCGTGGCTACGATGGCTATGGTTTGAACCAAGCAGATTTGATTCAAGAGGGTAATATTGGCTTGATGAAGGCGGTTAAACGTTTTGAACCTGTGCATGGTGCGCGTTTATTTTCGTTTGCGGTGCATTGGATTAAAGCCGAAATTCACGAATTTATTTTGCGTAACTGGCGTTTGGTTCGCATCGCCACTACCAAACCACAACGTAAATTGTTCTTTAATTTGCGCAGTATGCGTAAAAGTCTGAACGCGCTTTCGCCTAAAGAAGCACAAGAAATCGCCGATGATTTGGGCGTGAAACTTACTGAAGTCATGGAAATGGAACAACGTATGACGGGCAATGATGTTGCTCTGCTTGCCGAAAGCGATGATGACAACGAGGACAGTTTCGCGCCAATTGATTGGTTGGCAGATAATGACAGTGAACCCAGCCAACAAATTGCCAAACAAGCTCACTACGCTTTACAAACCGAAGGCTTACAAAATGCGTTGGCGCAATTAGATGAGCGCAGTCGCCGTATTGTAGAAACACGTTGGTTGGCTGATGATGGCGGTTTGACTTTGCATGATTTGGCGGCAGAGTATGGCGTTTCCGCCGAGCGAATTCGCCAAATTGAAGCGAAAGCCATGCAAAAATTGCGCGGTTTTTTGGCAAGTGAAGCAGAAAATATGGCAGTGTAA